In Vibrio tritonius, the following are encoded in one genomic region:
- the miaB gene encoding tRNA (N6-isopentenyl adenosine(37)-C2)-methylthiotransferase MiaB encodes MSKKLLIKTWGCQMNEYDSSKMADLLHAANGYELTEEPEEADVLLLNTCSIREKAQEKVFHQLGRWKTLKDKKPGVVIGVGGCVATQEGDHIRQRAPFVDVIFGPQTLHRLPEMIKQSQVDHGPVMDISFPEIEKFDRLPEPRAEGPTAFVSIMEGCSKYCTYCVVPYTRGEEVSRPMDDVLYEIAQLADQGVREVNLLGQNVNAYRGATFDGDICTFAELLRLVASIDGIDRIRFTTSHPLEFTDDIIAVYEDTPELVSFLHLPVQSGSDRILTMMKRPHTGIEYKSIIRKLRKARPDIQISSDFIVGFPGESDKDFQDTMKLIRDVDFDMSFSFIFSARPGTPAADYPCDLSEDVKKERLYELQQQINSQAMRYSRQMLGTEQRILVEGPSKKNLMELRGRTENNRVVNFEGSADLIGQFVDVNIVDVFPNSLRGELIRTEQEMNLRVVTSPSEMMAKTRREDELGVATFTP; translated from the coding sequence ATGAGTAAGAAACTGCTAATAAAAACCTGGGGATGCCAGATGAACGAATACGATTCATCAAAAATGGCCGACCTGCTTCATGCTGCCAATGGCTATGAGCTGACCGAAGAACCAGAGGAAGCAGATGTCCTACTACTAAACACCTGCTCTATCCGTGAAAAAGCACAGGAAAAAGTGTTCCATCAACTTGGTCGTTGGAAAACTTTAAAAGATAAGAAGCCTGGTGTTGTCATCGGTGTGGGCGGTTGTGTGGCGACACAAGAAGGGGATCACATCCGTCAACGCGCCCCATTTGTTGACGTTATTTTTGGTCCACAGACATTGCACCGTCTACCAGAAATGATCAAACAGTCGCAGGTAGATCATGGCCCTGTGATGGATATTTCTTTCCCTGAGATCGAAAAGTTTGACCGTTTACCTGAGCCTCGCGCCGAAGGTCCAACAGCATTTGTTTCAATCATGGAAGGCTGTTCAAAATACTGTACTTACTGCGTCGTACCTTATACTCGTGGTGAAGAAGTTAGCCGCCCAATGGATGACGTTCTTTACGAAATCGCCCAACTTGCTGATCAAGGCGTTCGTGAAGTTAACCTTCTTGGTCAAAACGTTAACGCGTACCGCGGTGCGACGTTCGACGGCGATATTTGCACTTTTGCAGAGTTGCTGCGTCTGGTTGCTTCAATCGATGGTATTGACCGTATTCGCTTTACTACCAGCCATCCGCTTGAGTTTACTGACGACATCATCGCCGTATACGAAGATACACCAGAACTAGTAAGCTTCTTGCACCTACCAGTACAAAGTGGCAGCGACCGCATCCTAACTATGATGAAACGTCCACACACTGGTATCGAATATAAATCTATTATTCGTAAGCTACGCAAAGCACGTCCTGATATCCAAATCAGTTCTGACTTTATCGTTGGCTTCCCTGGCGAGTCAGACAAAGACTTTCAAGATACGATGAAACTGATTCGCGATGTTGATTTTGACATGAGCTTTAGTTTTATTTTCTCTGCTCGCCCAGGCACTCCAGCCGCAGATTACCCATGTGATTTGTCCGAGGATGTGAAGAAAGAACGTTTGTATGAACTGCAACAGCAGATCAACTCACAAGCTATGCGTTACTCGCGTCAGATGCTGGGCACCGAGCAACGTATTTTGGTCGAAGGTCCATCGAAGAAGAACCTAATGGAACTTCGTGGCCGTACTGAGAACAACCGCGTTGTTAACTTCGAGGGGTCTGCAGACCTTATCGGTCAATTTGTTGATGTTAACATCGTGGACGTATTCCCTAACTCACTTCGTGGTGAGCTAATTCGTACTGAGCAAGAGATGAACCTTCGCGTTGTCACTTCTCCATCAGAAATGATGGCGAAAACTCGTCGTGAAGATGAGCTAGGAGTCGCTACTTTTACTCCATAA